In Allorhizobium pseudoryzae, the genomic window GCCCCCTCATCCGCCTGCCGGCACCTTCTCCCCAAGGGGAGAAGAGGAAAGCCGCGAAGGCTTCCCTCAAAGTCGATCCTCAGCGCGTGAAACGAGAGCAAAAACAGACGACGGCCCCTTGCCACGACACCCAGGGGCCGTTCGCACCACGGCCGCGGCCCGTCTTCTCCCCTTGGGGAGAAGGTGCCCGAAGGGCGGATGAGGGGTCTCGCGTGCGGCAGACGGAACGTTCGCTCAGACCGCCCCGCGAACAGCCTCGATGATCCTGGCCACCGTCGCATTGCCCGCGTGCTCCGGCTTTTTCGCGCGCACGAGACAGGCTTCCGAGCGCAGGATGACGCCGTCCGAGAGCACCTTCAGGTGGTTAGCGACGAGCGTGGAACCGGTGGAGGTGATGTCGACGATGATATCCGCCTGCCCCGCCGCCGGCGCGCCTTCGGTGGCACCGAGGCTTTCGACGATGCGGTAGAGCTGGATGCCGTGGCTTCCCGAAAAATGCTGCTGGGTAAGGCGCCAGTATTTGGTGGCAATTGCCAGGCGCCGGCCATGGCGGGCGCGGAATTCCGCCGCCACGTCCCCGAGATCGGCCATGGTTTCCACGTCGAGCCAGATCTCCGGCACGGCGACCACCACATCCGCGCGGCCGAAGCCGAGGCGGGCGGCAATCTCAACGCGGGCATCGGCATCCGCCAGCC contains:
- the hisG gene encoding ATP phosphoribosyltransferase, giving the protein MTITIGLPSKGRMKDDASAIFEKAGMKIVAVGNDRSYRGRVEGVEDIEIAFLSASEISREIGNGTVDFGVTGEDLVREGLADADARVEIAARLGFGRADVVVAVPEIWLDVETMADLGDVAAEFRARHGRRLAIATKYWRLTQQHFSGSHGIQLYRIVESLGATEGAPAAGQADIIVDITSTGSTLVANHLKVLSDGVILRSEACLVRAKKPEHAGNATVARIIEAVRGAV